A genomic region of Hypomesus transpacificus isolate Combined female chromosome 19, fHypTra1, whole genome shotgun sequence contains the following coding sequences:
- the fgf19 gene encoding fibroblast growth factor 19, whose translation MHVKVLSAFCIVNIVCGYGVVSLPLPDSGPHISNGWGQTVRLRHLYAAKHGLHVSLQGDGKVHSSVEQSPQSLLEIRSVNTGSVAIKGVAASQYLCMESDGRLYASSTYTDDCSFREKVLSDGYNVYISDKHETLVSLGPHRQRHQGRDRGLPALAQFLPRMSTLETGATEVPTGPQEQSPTTGLHTDILEGFGRLSQVLLHSPSFSHT comes from the exons ATGCATGTAAAGGTGTTGTCTGCGTTTTGCATCGTCAACATTGTATGTGGCTACGGGGTTGTAAGTTTACCGTTACCGGATTCTGGGCCGCATATCAGCAACGGATGGGGACAGACGGTTCGTCTCAGGCATCTCTACGCAGCCAAACACGGACTGCACGTGTCGCTTCAAGGAGACGGCAAGGTGCACAGCTCTGTCGAGCAGAGCCCTCAAA GTTTGTTAGAGATTCGCTCAGTGAACACTGGAAGCGTTGCCATCAAAGGAGTAGCCGCGTCTCAGTATTTGTGTATGGAGAGCGATGGAAGACTTTATGCGTCG AGCACGTATACAGATGACTGCTCCTTCAGGGAGAAGGTGCTCTCAGATGGCTACAATGTCTACATCTCAGACAAGCACGAAACCCTGGTCAGCCTGGGGCCCCATAGGCAGAGGCACCAAGGTCGAGACAGGGGTCTCCCAGCCCTTGCCCAGTTCCTACCCAGGATGAGCACCCTGGAGACCGGAGCTACAGAAGTACCCACGGGACCCCAGGAGCAGAGTCCCACAACAGgcctacacacagacatcctGGAGGGGTTTGGAAGACTTTCACAGGTCTTGCTCCACAGCCCCAGCTTCAGCCACACATGA
- the lto1 gene encoding protein LTO1 homolog yields MALSSGSEDLFDCILMADDKFHVEGYHEGFDEGTRQGIMEGRLHGATHGAKLSTEVSFYHGFAVTWKSILQNSTDPKARKRLKALEVLLSLLEKFPSDNPQYENLQEDMEKLRAKFRQVCSLLNVPTDFREYVHGSGGITF; encoded by the exons ATGGCCCTTTCTTCAGGGAGCGAAGATTTATTTGACTGTATTCTCATGGCGGACGACAA GTTCCACGTGGAGGGCTACCATGAGGGGTTTGACGAGGGCACGCGACAAGGGATAATGGAGGGTCGACTGCACGGGGCGACGCACGGCGCCAAGCTTTCAACAGAG GTCTCCTTCTACCATGGCTTCGCAGTCACCTGGAAGAGTATTCTTCAGAACAGCACAGATCCCAAAGCCAG GAAGCGGCTGAAGGCTCTGGAGGTTTTGCTTTCGTTGCTCGAGAAGTTTCCCAGTGACAACCCTCAATATGAGAACCTAcaggaggacatggagaagcTTCGTGCCAAGTTCAGACAG GTCTGTTCCCTACTGAATGTACCCACAGACTTCCGTGAGTATGTTCATGGCTCTGGAGGAATCACTTTCTGA
- the snai3 gene encoding zinc finger protein SNAI3 codes for MPRSFLIKKHLTNKKPNYGVLDSKTNGVQAIFSLHELPCLIPNSPPHPQSGFPGLISSSSCCSSCYVQPPVVSSQPPRHNASSLGSPEQDSPLSPAPGSFSDSHSVVEPHGTTEPFKTLEHHNFLPPPQTLLTPCHPPTPSRPPSLPPGLAPGLGFLPGVGQERFECFDCHKAYFTFSGLAKHRQLHCDWQCHKYFSCKYCDKEYVSLGALKMHIRTHTLPCVCRLCGKAFSRPWLLQGHIRTHTGEKPFSCPHCSRAFADRSNLRAHLQTHSDVKKYQCSSCSKTFSRISLLSKHQEAGCLLN; via the exons ATGCCACGGTCCTTCTTGATTAAAAAACACCTCACAAACAAGAAACCAAACTATGGGGTACTGGACTCCAAAACAAATG GTGTCCAGGCCATTTTCTCCCTCCATGAGTTACCCTGTCTCATCCCcaactctcctcctcatccccagtCTGGTTTTCCCGGGCTtatctcctcctcatcttgctgctcctcctgctatGTACAGCCCCCTGTGGTGTCTAGTCAGCCCCCAAGGCATAATGCCTCCTCTCTGGGAAGCCCGGAGCAGGATAGCCCCCTGTCTCCTGCCCCTGGCTCCTTCAGTGACTCACACTCTGTTGTAGAACCCCATGGAACCACAGAACCCTTCAAAACTCTGGAACACCATAactttctccctccaccccagacCCTCCTTACTCCTTGTCATCCCCCTACTCCTAGCcgaccccccagcctcccccctggCCTCGCCCCTGGTCTGGGCTTCCTCCCTGGGGTTGGACAAGAGCGATTTGAGTGCTTTGACTGCCACAAGGCCTACTTTACCTTCTCAGGCCTGGCCAAGCACCGACAGCTGCACTGTGACTGGCAGTGCCACAAGTACTTCAGCTGCAAGTACTGCGACAAGGAGTACGTCAGTCTGGGTGCCCTGAAGATGCAcattcgtacacacacactgccttgcGTCTGCAGACTCTGTGGCAAGGCCTTCTCCAGACCCTGGCTACTTCAGGGACACATACGAACGCACACAG GTGAGAAGCCTTTCTCCTGTCCTCACTGCAGCCGAGCCTTCGCTGACCGCTCCAACCTACGCGCCCATCTGCAAACACACTCAGACGTCAAGAAGTACCAGTGCAGCAGCTGCTCCAAGACTTTCTCCCGGATTTCTCTGTTGTCCAAGCACCAGGAAGCCGGTTGCCTGCTCAACTGA
- the si:busm1-71b9.3 gene encoding cadherin-1 has product MLSMMATFSFCTLTVVMFFSQFSVARAAEINILENAIGPLPRRIVQIRSDSDKEAPVQYQIQGPGADQPPEKLFTIDRNTGWLYVTKLLDREKQDKYTLKAIVKTGDAPAEAPMDIIINVIDMNDNKPVFPPEPFRGNVPEASSTGFEFMKVEATDADEPGNANSEIFYTILSQDPPLPNANMFDINPASGQIRVQSQGLDREKYPKYTLKVQAADMKGYGLIGMGEAIITVTDSNDNAPQFEQPTAPTGLKKPCIISPFNFPENDRGPFPKMMLQIWSDSDKEATRQYQIEGPGADQPPEKLFTINRNTGWLYVTKPLDREKQDKYTLKVFAKIRNRPAEAPMDIIINVIDQNDNKPVFPPEPFLGNIPEASSTGFEFMKVEATDADEPGNDNSEIRYKILSQDPPLPNPSMFAINPVSGHIRVQSQGLDKEKYPRYTLEVEAADMEGEGLTGRGKAIITVQ; this is encoded by the exons ATGTTGAGCATGATGGCTACCTTCAGTTTCTGTACATTGACTGTGGTAATGTTTTTTTCGCAG TTCAGTGTAGCCAGAGCAGCAGAGATCAACATACTGGAGAACGCCATAGGACCCCTTCCTAGGAGGATCGTGCAG ATCCGGTCAGACAGCGATAAGGAAGCACCGGTTCAGTACCAAATTCAAGGCCCAGGAGCAGATCAGCCCCCTGAGAAACTGTTCACCATCGACAGGAATACTGGATGGCTGTACGTGACCAAGCTCCTggacagagagaagcaggacAAGTACACG cttaaAGCTATTGTTAAAACTGGAGATGCTCCAGCTGAGGCCCCCATGGACATCATCATCAATGTCATAGACATGAATGACAACAAACCTGTCTTCCCTCCCGAACCCTTCCGAGGAAATGTCCCTGAAGCTTCCAGTACAG GCTTTGAGTTCATGAAGGTGGAGGCCACAGATGCGGATGAGCCTGGCAATGCCAACTCGGAAATCTTCTACACAATCCTGAGCCAGGACCCCCCTCTACCCAACGCAAACATGTTTGACATCAACCCTGCGTCTGGGCAAATCAGAGTCCAGTCTCAAGGCCTGGACAGAGAG AAATACCCCAAGTACACGCTGAAGGTCCAGGCTGCTGACATGAAGGGTTATGGGCTGATAGGCATGGGAGAAGCCATCATCACTGTCACCGATAGCAACGACAACGCACCTCAGTTTGAGCAACCTacc GCCCCCACAGGACTGAAGAAGCCCTGCATCATCTCTCCTTTCAACTTccctgagaatgacagaggacCCTTCCCCAAGATGATGTTGCAG ATCTGGTCAGACAGCGATAAGGAAGCCACGCGTCAGTACCAAATTGAAGGTCCAGGAGCAGATCAGCCCCCTGAGAAACTGTTCACCATCAACAGGAATACTGGATGGCTGTATGTGACCAAGCCCCTggacagagagaagcaggacAAGTACACG cttaaAGTTTTTGCCAAAATTAGAAATCGGCCAGCTGAGGCCCCCATGGACATCATCATCAATGTCATAGACCAGAATGACAACAAACCTGTCTTCCCTCCGGAACCCTTCCTAGGAAATATCCCTGAAGCTTCCAGTACAG GCTTTGAGTTCATGAAGGTGGAGGCAACAGATGCGGATGAGCCTGGGAATGACAACTCAGAAATCCGCTACAAAATCCTGAGCCAGGACCCCCCTCTACCCAACCCCAGCATGTTTGCTATCAACCCTGTGTCTGGGCACATCAGAGTCCAGTCTCAAGGCCTGGACAAAGAG AAATACCCCAGGTACACGCTGGAGGTGGAGGCTGCTGACATGGAGGGTGAAGGGCTGACAGGCCGGGGAAAAGCCATCATCACCGttcaataa